From the genome of Perca fluviatilis chromosome 1, GENO_Pfluv_1.0, whole genome shotgun sequence, one region includes:
- the LOC120558207 gene encoding bromodomain-containing protein 4-like isoform X1 — protein MGDGLEAGSSQNPPSAPPPLAFNPPPPEAWNPSRPKRQTNQLQYLLKDVLKTLWKHHFAWPFQAPVDAIKLGLPDYYKIIKIPMDMGTIKKRLENHYYWNAHECIQDFNTMFTNCYIYNKPGDDIVLMAEALEKVFFQKITQMPQEEKEIAVVTKGRRGGRREPGLISKSDSGQDSSSPSTTPHTQSFSSPSTTPQTRAPPTPQGPPVLSLAQPLTLPPRVPPTPTSHAPHLGPPFPLSTADVLAQGMTSVPPPAPTHPGLHPAPMLQSSPALIKQRKSQKRKADTTTPTANDQLSESSPVSAEIRPRRESIRPSKTPKKDTSQPDSQHHLGGSLEAAGTVTPKRQEQLRFCSRLVREMLSKKHVAYAWPFYKPVDAKALGLHDYHDIIKHPMDLSNIKKKLDNRQYRDAQEFAADVRLMFSNCYKYNPPDHDVVGMARNLQDVFEMRFAKMPDEPEEPAPVPTPSSALHPAPSTRQAPPPPAVSEDDSSSSSESESSGGDSEHERQHRLAELQEQLKAVHEQLAALSQPPAIKPKKKEREKKEKEKEREKEREKEKKKEKHKKKMGAEEPAEAPPSVVLQTSKKNKSSKEPIVVKKERKKPGKKEGVKNSRPVVPPQPGPTPLVPSASLEAEDELDVFGGMSGERCKPMSYEEKRQLSLDINKLPGDKLGRVVHIIQTREPSLKNSNPDEIEIDFETLKPSTLRELEKYVSSCLKKKKKPSVEKPLEMTNVTKMKTESSSSGSSDSSDSEDSDNGLVPKLQKKILTNKDTKRLHNLSLSTGGGPVALQPQPQVVQSKPPFVPPPPVQSLDSSQLMASGFDPLAQFMNPHLTQSNAEPNATITTAGAAAVVSGLFNANPPVSQTPTETLPFLNQHPIIPSPAIHNALPQQPSRPSNRAAPLPPKPSQPPPSSLPSLPPSSSPKLQPSLPLALPQPVPRPRVPSPTSHGILGTLSAQPPQALLEDDEEPTPISSQTPPLSQVHSFLQSLQARPTAQPQPQTLHAHTHTPAHAAPQLMPSMHMQAVTTAIPALTQRHSSGHAHMRQPFPHTHTSTSQHQKGVALQQKVQQMQQHQQQPSPRSKAEPFPTGVLRESPSPLMMHSPQMPQFHPMGQQSPSQTKKHEQRSNLVAVKEEKLSQSPVLPPSPFSPAMRQDTHKHDNKHRLDLKPVDGSRPGPRLPDSPAPPCSQQDHKIKQEPKTPIAPKKTQDVKLKNMGSWASLAQRSQSTPASSVRSSSDSFEQFRRAAREKEERERQLKAQAEQARREQEKLRNRDDDDTPVEQARRVQEDARRRQEQQSPLAPTPPASTPPTHSPQAPPTQPQAPPPPSSAAQNTLDQREMARRREQERRRREAMADTIDINFQSDLMAIFEENLF, from the exons ATGGGAGACGGACTGGAGGCTGGCAGCAGCCAGAACCCTCCCTCTGCCCCGCCGCCTCTCGCCTTCAACCCTCCACCCCCTGAAGCATGGAACCCCTCCAGACCCAAACGACAGACCAACCAGCTACAG TACCTGCTGAAAGATGTGTTGAAGACATTGTGGAAACACCACTTTGCATGGCCCTTCCAAGCTCCTGTTGATGCCATCAAACTCGGTTTACCT GACTACTACAAGATCATCAAGATACCTATGGACATGGGCACGataaaaaaacgtttggagaacCACTACTACTGGAATGCCCATGAGTGTATCCAAGACTTCAACAcaatgttcacaaactgctATATCTACAACAAG ccTGGGGATGATATTGTCCTAATGGCGGAGGCCTTGGAAAAGGTCTTTTTCCAGAAGATCACACAGATGCCccaggaggagaaggagattgCTGTTGTCACCAAGGGACGCCGAGGGGGCAGACGGGAGCCTG gTCTGATCTCCAAGTCCGATTCAGGCCAAgactcctcctccccctccaccaccccacacacacagagcttctCATCCCCTTCAACCACCCCGCAGACCCGTGCCCCACCCACCCCTCAAGGCCCTCCCGTCCTGTCCCTGGCCCAGCCTCTGACTCTGCCTCCACGCGTGCCTCCTACTCCCACTTCCCACGCACCCCATCTGGGACCTCCGTTTCCCCTCTCAACGGCTGACGTCCTGGCCCAGGGCATGACCTCTGTTCCCCCTCCGGCCCCAACGCACCCAGGCCTCCATCCAGCCCCGATGCTGCAGAGCTCCCCCGCCCTCATCAAG CAAAGGAAGAGCCAGAAGAGGAAAGCAGACACCACCACACCCACTGCCAATGACCAGCTCAGCGAATCATCTCCCGTCTCTGCTGAGATTCGGCCGCGGCGAGAGAGCATTCGCCCATCCAAGACGCCCAAAAAAGACACGTCGCAGCCGGACTCTCAGCATCACCTGGGTGGCAGTTTGGAAGCGGCAGGGACGGTTACGCCGAAGCGTCAGGAGCAGTTGCGTTTCTGCTCACGTCTCGTCAGAGAGATGCTGTCTAAGAAACATGTAGCATACGCCTGGCCCTTCTACAAGCCCGTTGATGCAAAAGCTCTAGGCCTCCACGACTACCACGACATCATCAAGCACCCAATGGATCTCAGCAACATCAAG AAAAAGCTGGACAACAGGCAGTACAGAGACGCTCAAGAATTTGCAGCAGACGTCCGGTTGATGTTCTCCAACTGTTACAAGTACAATCCCCCAGACCATGATGTGGTTGGCATGGCGCGCAATTTACAG GACGTGTTTGAGATGCGTTTTGCCAAAATGCCTGATGAGCCAGAGGAGCCCGCCCCTGTTCCCACCCCGTCATCGGCCCTCCACCCTGCCCCCTCCACTCGACAAGCCCCGCCTCCTCCTGCTGTCTCGGAGGACGACAGCTCCAGTTCCTCCGAATCCGAGTCCTCTGGAGGAGACTCGGAACACGAACGGCAACACCGATTGGCTGAGTTACAGGAACAG CTTAAAGCTGTCCATGAACAGCTGGCAGCACTCTCCCAGCCCCCAGCCATCAAGcccaagaagaaagagagggagaagaaggagaaggagaaggaaaggGAGAAGGAaagggagaaggagaagaagaaagaaaagcacaAGAAGAAGATGGGAGCAGAGGAACCTGCGGAGGCCCCTCCTTCTGTGGTGCTTCAGACTTCTAAGAAAAACAAGAGCAGCAAGGAGCCAATCGTTGTtaagaaggaaaggaaaaagcCCGG GAAGAAAGAAGGAGTTAAAAACAGTCGCCCAGTTGTGCCTCCTCAGCCGGGGCCAACCCCTCTCGTCCCCTCGGCCTCCCTGGAAGCGGAAGATGAATTGG ATGTATTTGGGGGCATGTCCGGCGAGAGGTGCAAGCCGATGTCGTACGAGGAGAAGCGCCAGCTGAGCCTGGACATCAACAAGTTGCCCGGTGACAAATTGGGTCGCGTCGTGCACATAATTCAAACGCGCGAGCCCTCGCTGAAGAACTCTAACCCGGACGAGATCGAGATTGACTTTGAGACTCTGAAGCCCTCCACGCTGAGAGAGTTGGAGAAATACGTTTCCAGCTGcctcaagaagaagaaaaagccaTCAG TAGAGAAGCCTCTGGAAATGACAAATGTGACAAAGATGAAGACGGAATCCTCATCATCAGGCAGCAGCGACTCCTCTGACAGTGAAGACTCTGACAACg GGCTGGTTCCCAAGCTGCAGAAGAAGATCCTCACTAACAAAGACACCAAGAGGCTGCACAACCTGTCCCTCAGTACCGGAGGGGGTCCAGTCGCTCTTCAGCCTCAGCCTCAAGTGGTCCAGTCCAAACCACCATttgtcccccctccccctgtcCAGTCTCTGGACTCCTCACAGCTGATGGCCTCTGGATTCGATCCTCTGGCTCAATTTATGAACCCTCACCTGACGCAGTCAAACGCCGAGCCCAATGCAACCATTACTACTGCTGGTGCCGCCGCCGTCGTGTCTGGCCTCTTCAACGCAAACCCACCCGTTAGCCAGACGCCCACTGAGACGCTCCCTTTCCTAAACCAACATCCCATCATACCATCACCAG CGATCCACAATGCTCTTCCCCAGCAACCATCAAGACCTAGCAACCGAGCAGCGCCACTTCCTCCAAAACCCTCACAGCCTCCCCCATCCTCGCTCCCCTCCCTGCCTCCATCCTCCTCACCCAAGCTTCAGCCCTCGCTTCCACTTGCTCTCCCCCAGCCTGTCCCTCGCCCCCGTGTCCCTTCACCCACATCGCACGGCATCTTGGGTACCCTCTCGGCACAACCTCCCCAGGCCCTGCTGGAGGACGACGAAGAGCCGACGCCCATCAGTTCTCAAACCCCACCCCTCAGTCAAGTTCACAGCTTCTTGCAGTCGCTCCAGGCTCGACCCACCGCGCAGCCGCAACCACAGACGCTACACGCGCATACACATACGCCGGCGCACGCCGCCCCTCAGCTGATGCCGTCAATGCACATGCAGGCTGTGACAACAGCCATTCCCgccctgacacagagacacagctcAGGTCACGCGCACATGCGCCAGCctttcccacacacacatacgtcaACGTCACAGCACCAGAAGGGGGTGGCTCTGCAGCAGAAGGTACAACAGATGCAGCAACATCAACAACAGCCATCACCACGCAGCAAAGCAGAGCCTTTCCCAACAG GTGTCCTGCGTGAGAGCCCTTCCCCCCTGATGATGCATTCTCCTCAGATGCCTCAGTTCCATCCAATGGGACAGCAGTCACCCTCCCAGACCAAGAAACAT gagCAGAGGTCCAACCTGGTGGCGGTCAAAGAAGAAAAGCTTTCCCAGTCGCCCGTTCTGCCCCCCTCTCCCTTCAGCCCTGCCATGcgtcaagacacacacaaacacgacaACAAACATA GATTAGACCTGAAGCCAGTGGATGGTTCTCGCCCCGGTCCCCGCCTCCCAGACTCCCCGGCACCACCCTGCTCGCAGCAAGACCACAAAATCAAGCAAGAGCCCAAAACTCCTATTGCTCCCAAGAAGACACAG GATGTGAAGTTAAAGAACATGGGTTCCTGGGCCAGCCTGGCTCAGAGGTCCCAGTCCACGCCGGCCTCCTCAGTGCGCTCCTCCAGCGACAGCTTCGAGCAGTTTCGACGGGCCgccagagagaaggaggagagagagagacagctgaAAGCACAGGCCGAACAGGCCAGGAGAGAGCAAGAAAAGCTCCG taACCGTGACGACGACGACACCCCCGTGGAGCAGGCTCGTCGAGTGCAAGAAGATGCCCGCCGGCGCCAGGAGCAGCAGTCCCCGCTTGCTCCCACACCTCCGGCTTCCACCCCACCCACTCACTCCCCACAGGCCCCGCCCACTCAGCCACAGGCTCCGCCCCCGCCCTCCTCCGCTGCACAGAACACTCTCGACCAGAGGGAGATGGCACGCCGCCGCGAGCAGGAGAGGCGCAGGAGAGAGGCG ATGGCCGACACCATTGACATCAACTTCCAGAGCGACCTGATGGCCATTTTTGAAGAGAATTTGTTTTGA
- the LOC120558207 gene encoding bromodomain-containing protein 4-like isoform X3, protein MGDGLEAGSSQNPPSAPPPLAFNPPPPEAWNPSRPKRQTNQLQYLLKDVLKTLWKHHFAWPFQAPVDAIKLGLPDYYKIIKIPMDMGTIKKRLENHYYWNAHECIQDFNTMFTNCYIYNKPGDDIVLMAEALEKVFFQKITQMPQEEKEIAVVTKGRRGGRREPGLISKSDSGQDSSSPSTTPHTQSFSSPSTTPQTRAPPTPQGPPVLSLAQPLTLPPRVPPTPTSHAPHLGPPFPLSTADVLAQGMTSVPPPAPTHPGLHPAPMLQSSPALIKQRKSQKRKADTTTPTANDQLSESSPVSAEIRPRRESIRPSKTPKKDTSQPDSQHHLGGSLEAAGTVTPKRQEQLRFCSRLVREMLSKKHVAYAWPFYKPVDAKALGLHDYHDIIKHPMDLSNIKKKLDNRQYRDAQEFAADVRLMFSNCYKYNPPDHDVVGMARNLQLKAVHEQLAALSQPPAIKPKKKEREKKEKEKEREKEREKEKKKEKHKKKMGAEEPAEAPPSVVLQTSKKNKSSKEPIVVKKERKKPGKKEGVKNSRPVVPPQPGPTPLVPSASLEAEDELDVFGGMSGERCKPMSYEEKRQLSLDINKLPGDKLGRVVHIIQTREPSLKNSNPDEIEIDFETLKPSTLRELEKYVSSCLKKKKKPSVEKPLEMTNVTKMKTESSSSGSSDSSDSEDSDNGLVPKLQKKILTNKDTKRLHNLSLSTGGGPVALQPQPQVVQSKPPFVPPPPVQSLDSSQLMASGFDPLAQFMNPHLTQSNAEPNATITTAGAAAVVSGLFNANPPVSQTPTETLPFLNQHPIIPSPAIHNALPQQPSRPSNRAAPLPPKPSQPPPSSLPSLPPSSSPKLQPSLPLALPQPVPRPRVPSPTSHGILGTLSAQPPQALLEDDEEPTPISSQTPPLSQVHSFLQSLQARPTAQPQPQTLHAHTHTPAHAAPQLMPSMHMQAVTTAIPALTQRHSSGHAHMRQPFPHTHTSTSQHQKGVALQQKVQQMQQHQQQPSPRSKAEPFPTGVLRESPSPLMMHSPQMPQFHPMGQQSPSQTKKHEQRSNLVAVKEEKLSQSPVLPPSPFSPAMRQDTHKHDNKHRLDLKPVDGSRPGPRLPDSPAPPCSQQDHKIKQEPKTPIAPKKTQDVKLKNMGSWASLAQRSQSTPASSVRSSSDSFEQFRRAAREKEERERQLKAQAEQARREQEKLRNRDDDDTPVEQARRVQEDARRRQEQQSPLAPTPPASTPPTHSPQAPPTQPQAPPPPSSAAQNTLDQREMARRREQERRRREAMADTIDINFQSDLMAIFEENLF, encoded by the exons ATGGGAGACGGACTGGAGGCTGGCAGCAGCCAGAACCCTCCCTCTGCCCCGCCGCCTCTCGCCTTCAACCCTCCACCCCCTGAAGCATGGAACCCCTCCAGACCCAAACGACAGACCAACCAGCTACAG TACCTGCTGAAAGATGTGTTGAAGACATTGTGGAAACACCACTTTGCATGGCCCTTCCAAGCTCCTGTTGATGCCATCAAACTCGGTTTACCT GACTACTACAAGATCATCAAGATACCTATGGACATGGGCACGataaaaaaacgtttggagaacCACTACTACTGGAATGCCCATGAGTGTATCCAAGACTTCAACAcaatgttcacaaactgctATATCTACAACAAG ccTGGGGATGATATTGTCCTAATGGCGGAGGCCTTGGAAAAGGTCTTTTTCCAGAAGATCACACAGATGCCccaggaggagaaggagattgCTGTTGTCACCAAGGGACGCCGAGGGGGCAGACGGGAGCCTG gTCTGATCTCCAAGTCCGATTCAGGCCAAgactcctcctccccctccaccaccccacacacacagagcttctCATCCCCTTCAACCACCCCGCAGACCCGTGCCCCACCCACCCCTCAAGGCCCTCCCGTCCTGTCCCTGGCCCAGCCTCTGACTCTGCCTCCACGCGTGCCTCCTACTCCCACTTCCCACGCACCCCATCTGGGACCTCCGTTTCCCCTCTCAACGGCTGACGTCCTGGCCCAGGGCATGACCTCTGTTCCCCCTCCGGCCCCAACGCACCCAGGCCTCCATCCAGCCCCGATGCTGCAGAGCTCCCCCGCCCTCATCAAG CAAAGGAAGAGCCAGAAGAGGAAAGCAGACACCACCACACCCACTGCCAATGACCAGCTCAGCGAATCATCTCCCGTCTCTGCTGAGATTCGGCCGCGGCGAGAGAGCATTCGCCCATCCAAGACGCCCAAAAAAGACACGTCGCAGCCGGACTCTCAGCATCACCTGGGTGGCAGTTTGGAAGCGGCAGGGACGGTTACGCCGAAGCGTCAGGAGCAGTTGCGTTTCTGCTCACGTCTCGTCAGAGAGATGCTGTCTAAGAAACATGTAGCATACGCCTGGCCCTTCTACAAGCCCGTTGATGCAAAAGCTCTAGGCCTCCACGACTACCACGACATCATCAAGCACCCAATGGATCTCAGCAACATCAAG AAAAAGCTGGACAACAGGCAGTACAGAGACGCTCAAGAATTTGCAGCAGACGTCCGGTTGATGTTCTCCAACTGTTACAAGTACAATCCCCCAGACCATGATGTGGTTGGCATGGCGCGCAATTTACAG CTTAAAGCTGTCCATGAACAGCTGGCAGCACTCTCCCAGCCCCCAGCCATCAAGcccaagaagaaagagagggagaagaaggagaaggagaaggaaaggGAGAAGGAaagggagaaggagaagaagaaagaaaagcacaAGAAGAAGATGGGAGCAGAGGAACCTGCGGAGGCCCCTCCTTCTGTGGTGCTTCAGACTTCTAAGAAAAACAAGAGCAGCAAGGAGCCAATCGTTGTtaagaaggaaaggaaaaagcCCGG GAAGAAAGAAGGAGTTAAAAACAGTCGCCCAGTTGTGCCTCCTCAGCCGGGGCCAACCCCTCTCGTCCCCTCGGCCTCCCTGGAAGCGGAAGATGAATTGG ATGTATTTGGGGGCATGTCCGGCGAGAGGTGCAAGCCGATGTCGTACGAGGAGAAGCGCCAGCTGAGCCTGGACATCAACAAGTTGCCCGGTGACAAATTGGGTCGCGTCGTGCACATAATTCAAACGCGCGAGCCCTCGCTGAAGAACTCTAACCCGGACGAGATCGAGATTGACTTTGAGACTCTGAAGCCCTCCACGCTGAGAGAGTTGGAGAAATACGTTTCCAGCTGcctcaagaagaagaaaaagccaTCAG TAGAGAAGCCTCTGGAAATGACAAATGTGACAAAGATGAAGACGGAATCCTCATCATCAGGCAGCAGCGACTCCTCTGACAGTGAAGACTCTGACAACg GGCTGGTTCCCAAGCTGCAGAAGAAGATCCTCACTAACAAAGACACCAAGAGGCTGCACAACCTGTCCCTCAGTACCGGAGGGGGTCCAGTCGCTCTTCAGCCTCAGCCTCAAGTGGTCCAGTCCAAACCACCATttgtcccccctccccctgtcCAGTCTCTGGACTCCTCACAGCTGATGGCCTCTGGATTCGATCCTCTGGCTCAATTTATGAACCCTCACCTGACGCAGTCAAACGCCGAGCCCAATGCAACCATTACTACTGCTGGTGCCGCCGCCGTCGTGTCTGGCCTCTTCAACGCAAACCCACCCGTTAGCCAGACGCCCACTGAGACGCTCCCTTTCCTAAACCAACATCCCATCATACCATCACCAG CGATCCACAATGCTCTTCCCCAGCAACCATCAAGACCTAGCAACCGAGCAGCGCCACTTCCTCCAAAACCCTCACAGCCTCCCCCATCCTCGCTCCCCTCCCTGCCTCCATCCTCCTCACCCAAGCTTCAGCCCTCGCTTCCACTTGCTCTCCCCCAGCCTGTCCCTCGCCCCCGTGTCCCTTCACCCACATCGCACGGCATCTTGGGTACCCTCTCGGCACAACCTCCCCAGGCCCTGCTGGAGGACGACGAAGAGCCGACGCCCATCAGTTCTCAAACCCCACCCCTCAGTCAAGTTCACAGCTTCTTGCAGTCGCTCCAGGCTCGACCCACCGCGCAGCCGCAACCACAGACGCTACACGCGCATACACATACGCCGGCGCACGCCGCCCCTCAGCTGATGCCGTCAATGCACATGCAGGCTGTGACAACAGCCATTCCCgccctgacacagagacacagctcAGGTCACGCGCACATGCGCCAGCctttcccacacacacatacgtcaACGTCACAGCACCAGAAGGGGGTGGCTCTGCAGCAGAAGGTACAACAGATGCAGCAACATCAACAACAGCCATCACCACGCAGCAAAGCAGAGCCTTTCCCAACAG GTGTCCTGCGTGAGAGCCCTTCCCCCCTGATGATGCATTCTCCTCAGATGCCTCAGTTCCATCCAATGGGACAGCAGTCACCCTCCCAGACCAAGAAACAT gagCAGAGGTCCAACCTGGTGGCGGTCAAAGAAGAAAAGCTTTCCCAGTCGCCCGTTCTGCCCCCCTCTCCCTTCAGCCCTGCCATGcgtcaagacacacacaaacacgacaACAAACATA GATTAGACCTGAAGCCAGTGGATGGTTCTCGCCCCGGTCCCCGCCTCCCAGACTCCCCGGCACCACCCTGCTCGCAGCAAGACCACAAAATCAAGCAAGAGCCCAAAACTCCTATTGCTCCCAAGAAGACACAG GATGTGAAGTTAAAGAACATGGGTTCCTGGGCCAGCCTGGCTCAGAGGTCCCAGTCCACGCCGGCCTCCTCAGTGCGCTCCTCCAGCGACAGCTTCGAGCAGTTTCGACGGGCCgccagagagaaggaggagagagagagacagctgaAAGCACAGGCCGAACAGGCCAGGAGAGAGCAAGAAAAGCTCCG taACCGTGACGACGACGACACCCCCGTGGAGCAGGCTCGTCGAGTGCAAGAAGATGCCCGCCGGCGCCAGGAGCAGCAGTCCCCGCTTGCTCCCACACCTCCGGCTTCCACCCCACCCACTCACTCCCCACAGGCCCCGCCCACTCAGCCACAGGCTCCGCCCCCGCCCTCCTCCGCTGCACAGAACACTCTCGACCAGAGGGAGATGGCACGCCGCCGCGAGCAGGAGAGGCGCAGGAGAGAGGCG ATGGCCGACACCATTGACATCAACTTCCAGAGCGACCTGATGGCCATTTTTGAAGAGAATTTGTTTTGA